The proteins below are encoded in one region of Bacillus vallismortis:
- a CDS encoding molybdopterin oxidoreductase family protein, which produces MKSFATQQNGIFKSVCSLDCPDQCGLLIHKKDGKIVKVQGDPDHPVTAGNICNKVRNMTERIYDEKRLTTPLKRTGPKGQAIFEPISWEEAIDTITARWKQLIDEDGAESILPYSFYGNMGKLTAEGVDRRFFYRLGSSQLERTICSKAGSEGYKYTMGISAGTDPEETIHTKLFIFWGINAVSTNMHQITIAQKARKQGAKIVVIDVHKNQTGRLADWFIPIKPGTDSALALGIMHILFKENLHDEAFLSEYTVGYEELREHVKQYDPDKVSRITGVSTDDIYQLARMYGDTSPSFIRIGNGLQHHDNGGMIVRTIACLPAITGQWLRKGGGAIKHNSGILAYNTNALQRPDLLKGRTPRSFNMNQLGKVLLETDPPIRSLFIYGTNPAVVAPEATKVRKGLLREDLFTVVHDLFLTETAAYADIVLPATSAFENTDFYTSYWHHYIQLQQPVIERYGESKSNTEVFRLLAEAMGFTDQGLKDSDEELIRQALDHPDNPYLAEIDYDSLSTHSFMKAKREKPLFPGKLPTPSGKIELYSQKMKQDGFPALPAHTPLANDDDLPFMYVPGPNHNFLNSTFSNNPKHIKLEKTPKLFINTIDAEEYGIVDGDAVRIWNSRGECELAAAVGEQVLPGVVVSQGLWADEPGKKQLVNALTPDRLSDMGGGATFFSGRVQIEKA; this is translated from the coding sequence ATGAAATCATTTGCCACACAACAAAACGGCATTTTTAAATCGGTTTGCTCGCTGGACTGCCCGGATCAGTGCGGATTGCTAATACATAAAAAAGATGGAAAAATAGTGAAAGTGCAAGGTGATCCTGACCATCCTGTCACAGCCGGTAACATATGCAACAAAGTCCGAAACATGACGGAGCGCATCTATGATGAAAAGCGGCTGACGACACCGCTCAAAAGGACTGGCCCAAAAGGACAAGCGATATTTGAACCGATCTCTTGGGAAGAGGCGATCGATACCATCACCGCACGCTGGAAACAGCTGATTGATGAAGATGGCGCTGAAAGCATACTTCCATACAGTTTTTACGGAAATATGGGGAAATTAACAGCTGAAGGAGTGGACCGCCGCTTCTTTTATCGTCTGGGCTCAAGCCAGCTTGAACGGACAATTTGCAGCAAAGCGGGATCTGAGGGCTACAAATATACAATGGGCATTAGCGCAGGAACCGATCCTGAGGAAACCATTCATACAAAACTATTTATATTTTGGGGAATTAATGCGGTCAGCACAAATATGCACCAAATTACAATCGCTCAAAAAGCGCGAAAACAAGGTGCCAAAATTGTCGTCATTGATGTGCATAAAAACCAGACAGGGCGTCTCGCAGATTGGTTTATTCCCATAAAACCCGGAACCGACAGCGCACTTGCCCTAGGCATCATGCACATTTTATTTAAAGAGAATCTTCATGATGAAGCCTTTCTGTCTGAATACACAGTCGGCTATGAAGAGCTCCGTGAACACGTGAAACAGTATGATCCGGATAAGGTATCGCGGATCACCGGTGTCAGCACCGACGATATATACCAGCTGGCAAGAATGTACGGCGACACCTCCCCTTCTTTTATCAGAATCGGAAACGGGCTCCAGCATCATGATAACGGCGGGATGATCGTACGGACGATTGCCTGTCTTCCAGCCATCACCGGCCAATGGCTGCGCAAAGGAGGCGGCGCAATTAAGCATAACAGCGGAATTTTAGCATATAACACGAATGCCTTGCAGCGGCCTGACTTACTAAAGGGGCGCACACCAAGATCATTTAATATGAATCAGCTTGGCAAAGTGCTTTTGGAAACAGATCCGCCGATCCGTTCCCTTTTTATTTACGGGACGAACCCGGCCGTTGTCGCGCCAGAAGCGACCAAAGTCAGAAAGGGCTTGCTGCGGGAAGACCTGTTTACTGTTGTTCATGATTTGTTTTTAACAGAAACGGCTGCATATGCGGACATCGTACTGCCTGCGACATCCGCTTTTGAAAATACTGATTTTTATACCTCCTACTGGCACCATTATATTCAGCTTCAACAACCGGTGATTGAGAGATATGGAGAAAGCAAGTCTAACACCGAGGTGTTCCGATTACTGGCTGAAGCAATGGGCTTCACAGACCAGGGGCTCAAAGATTCTGATGAAGAATTAATCCGCCAGGCGCTTGACCATCCAGATAACCCGTATTTGGCGGAGATTGATTATGACTCACTAAGTACGCATTCCTTTATGAAAGCGAAACGCGAAAAACCGCTGTTTCCGGGTAAACTCCCGACTCCAAGCGGAAAAATAGAATTGTATTCACAAAAAATGAAGCAAGACGGTTTCCCTGCTCTTCCGGCACATACGCCTCTTGCAAACGATGACGACCTTCCGTTTATGTATGTTCCGGGGCCAAATCATAATTTCTTAAACTCAACATTTTCCAACAATCCGAAACACATCAAGCTTGAAAAAACGCCAAAACTCTTTATCAACACAATAGATGCTGAAGAATACGGAATCGTTGATGGAGACGCTGTACGAATTTGGAACAGCCGAGGAGAATGCGAGCTGGCCGCTGCAGTCGGAGAACAAGTGCTGCCGGGTGTTGTAGTCAGTCAAGGATTATGGGCCGATGAACCAGGGAAAAAACAGCTTGTAAACGCGCTCACTCCAGACCGCTTATCCGATATGGGCGGCGGCGCTACCTTTTTTTCAGGCCGGGTGCAGATCGAAAAGGCGTAA
- a CDS encoding 2-hydroxyacid dehydrogenase — MMKRMFCTMTVLVTAPYNKEGRKELENLFGSVAYHSWKEQGRAYREDELIQLLKETHAIGLITELDHVSESVFASVPELSFVGVCRGMPSNVDVAAASKRGIPVFYTPGRNAQAVAEMFIGNVISFLRHTSASNQWLKDGKWDSDYLQAYVKFKGNELTGKTVGMVGFGAVGQRIAKLLTAFDCNIKYYDPYVQDDHPHYENVSLKTVFSDSDIVSVHLPRTEETLGLIDRTYFDLMKESAIFINTSRAVVVNREDLLSALKEHNIRGAILDVFYHEPPEESDYEFISLPNVLATPHLAGATFEVEDHHVTILNDALKKWQAEKTLHLPTLYNKEVLKTEGKERRAT; from the coding sequence ATGATGAAAAGGATGTTTTGCACCATGACGGTTTTGGTTACAGCACCGTACAACAAAGAAGGACGAAAAGAGCTTGAAAACTTGTTCGGCTCGGTTGCTTATCACTCTTGGAAGGAACAAGGCCGGGCATACCGGGAAGATGAACTCATTCAGCTACTAAAAGAAACACATGCGATAGGATTGATTACTGAGCTTGACCACGTATCAGAAAGCGTATTTGCATCTGTTCCAGAACTTTCATTTGTGGGCGTATGCAGAGGCATGCCCTCCAATGTGGACGTGGCCGCAGCGTCAAAAAGGGGCATACCCGTTTTCTATACACCCGGGCGGAATGCACAAGCTGTTGCTGAAATGTTTATCGGCAATGTGATTTCCTTTCTCCGTCATACCAGCGCCTCTAATCAATGGCTGAAGGATGGAAAATGGGACAGCGATTACTTGCAGGCCTATGTCAAATTCAAAGGGAATGAATTAACGGGGAAAACGGTCGGCATGGTTGGGTTCGGCGCGGTTGGGCAAAGGATTGCAAAACTGCTGACTGCGTTTGACTGTAACATAAAGTATTACGATCCATACGTGCAAGACGATCATCCTCACTATGAAAACGTATCTCTTAAAACGGTGTTTTCAGACAGTGATATCGTTTCAGTCCATCTGCCTCGTACCGAGGAAACACTGGGACTTATTGATCGGACGTATTTTGATCTGATGAAAGAGAGTGCGATTTTCATCAATACGTCAAGAGCAGTTGTGGTAAACCGTGAGGATCTTTTATCTGCATTAAAAGAACATAACATCAGAGGAGCGATTTTGGACGTTTTTTATCATGAACCTCCAGAGGAATCAGATTACGAATTTATTTCATTGCCTAATGTTCTGGCAACACCGCATCTCGCTGGAGCAACTTTTGAAGTGGAGGATCATCATGTGACGATCCTGAATGATGCCCTCAAAAAGTGGCAGGCTGAAAAAACTCTTCATCTTCCAACACTATATAACAAAGAAGTACTAAAAACAGAGGGAAAAGAAAGGAGGGCAACGTAA
- a CDS encoding FGGY-family carbohydrate kinase encodes MTKQKGYLVFDIGTGNARVAVVSVSGRVQTVEREDIVYSTETLYPDSRYFSPQVLWEQVIKLAKRALSRSRNIDIIGLTSTSQRQGIVLIDQNGDSFLGLPNIDNRGREWEESIPNREEIYSRTGRLPTALFSALKLYGLKQRQPSLWEKTVSFTSISDWVTYKLSGILTYEPSQATETLLFDVKQNTWSEEMCGIFGFSSSILPPLVRAGTVIGTLTHEYASELGLSIQAKVISGGGDTQLAVKSTGAALEDIVIVSGTTTPITKITAKHGDTKHKAWLNCHTDQGHWLVETNPGITGLNYQKLKQIFYPNESYEVMEEEISALAKEDNACVAALGSYLSAEKNALTKGGFLFDAPLAAHLERAHFVRAALQEIAFSIKWNFDMLTEVTPFERDYVWVCGGGFQSRALTQYIADLLQKKIYVQEGYHQASVVGAAVICNEAFQLTEEMTANIRVIEPQDCQTELALYEEWKQTQRFFSGSESEVLI; translated from the coding sequence ATGACAAAACAAAAAGGCTATCTCGTTTTCGATATCGGCACAGGCAATGCGAGAGTAGCTGTCGTGAGTGTATCGGGTCGAGTCCAAACAGTTGAACGGGAGGACATTGTCTATTCCACTGAGACGCTTTACCCGGACAGCCGTTATTTTTCCCCTCAGGTGCTGTGGGAGCAAGTAATAAAACTGGCAAAACGTGCGCTCTCTCGTTCAAGGAATATTGACATCATTGGTTTGACATCGACGAGTCAAAGGCAAGGGATTGTGCTGATCGATCAAAACGGCGACTCTTTTCTCGGGCTGCCGAACATTGATAACCGCGGCCGTGAGTGGGAGGAGAGTATACCCAATCGGGAAGAGATATACAGCCGTACGGGCCGTCTGCCGACTGCACTTTTTTCTGCGCTCAAGCTGTATGGTTTAAAACAGCGGCAGCCCTCTTTATGGGAAAAAACCGTGAGCTTTACAAGCATCAGTGATTGGGTGACGTACAAGCTGAGCGGAATATTGACATATGAACCATCACAGGCAACCGAAACCTTGCTGTTTGACGTGAAGCAAAATACTTGGTCAGAAGAAATGTGCGGCATATTCGGCTTTTCTTCATCCATCCTTCCTCCACTTGTAAGAGCGGGAACAGTGATTGGAACGCTAACGCATGAGTATGCGTCCGAATTAGGCCTTTCCATACAAGCAAAGGTGATATCAGGAGGAGGGGATACACAGCTGGCTGTGAAAAGCACCGGCGCTGCGCTTGAGGACATTGTCATCGTATCAGGGACAACAACGCCAATAACCAAAATTACGGCTAAGCATGGCGACACAAAACATAAAGCCTGGCTGAATTGCCATACAGATCAAGGACATTGGCTTGTGGAAACAAACCCGGGCATTACCGGTCTGAACTATCAAAAATTAAAACAGATTTTTTATCCGAATGAATCGTACGAAGTGATGGAGGAAGAGATTTCTGCACTTGCTAAAGAAGACAATGCATGCGTGGCGGCTCTCGGTTCTTACTTATCGGCGGAAAAAAATGCGTTAACGAAAGGCGGTTTTCTTTTTGATGCCCCGCTTGCAGCACATTTAGAAAGAGCGCATTTTGTGCGTGCGGCGCTGCAAGAGATTGCATTTTCAATCAAATGGAACTTTGACATGTTAACAGAGGTTACACCGTTTGAACGTGACTATGTGTGGGTGTGCGGAGGAGGATTCCAAAGCAGGGCGCTCACTCAATATATCGCGGACCTTCTTCAGAAAAAAATCTATGTTCAAGAGGGATATCATCAGGCATCTGTCGTTGGCGCCGCAGTCATTTGCAATGAAGCCTTTCAGTTGACGGAAGAGATGACAGCAAATATCCGGGTGATCGAACCGCAGGACTGTCAGACTGAACTTGCTTTATATGAGGAATGGAAGCAAACACAGCGCTTTTTTTCAGGTTCAGAAAGCGAAGTGCTGATATAA
- a CDS encoding MFS transporter has translation MLDKIGIPKRLAWGFLGVVLFMMGDGLEQGWLSPFLIENGLTVQQSASIFSIYGIALAIASWFSGVCLESFGAKRTMFMGLLFYVIGTAAFIVFGFEQLNLPVMYATYFVKGLGYPLFAYSFLTWVIYRTPQRKLSTAVGWFWIAYCLGMFVFGAWYSSYAIKAFGYLNTLWSSIFWVCLGAFFALFINKDRFEKKKRKRSETAEELLKGVTILFTNPRVLTGGIIRIINSIGTYGFPVFLPMHMAQHGISTNVWLQIWGTIFLGNIVFNLIFGIVGDKFGWKNTVMWFGGVGCGIFTVLLYYAPVFSGGSVAVVSVIGFIWGGLLAGYVPIGAIVPTAAGKDKGAAMSVLNLAAGLSAFVGPALAWLFIGLVGAQGVVWIFAVLYLASAVMTKCIHIPEEKAVQEETSPQYAS, from the coding sequence ATGTTAGATAAAATTGGAATACCGAAGCGGCTTGCCTGGGGGTTTTTAGGGGTTGTTTTGTTTATGATGGGAGACGGGCTTGAACAAGGCTGGCTCAGTCCTTTTCTGATTGAAAACGGGCTTACGGTTCAGCAATCCGCTTCAATTTTTAGCATTTACGGGATTGCGCTGGCGATAGCATCCTGGTTTTCGGGTGTATGTCTCGAATCATTTGGCGCAAAACGGACGATGTTTATGGGGCTGTTGTTTTATGTGATCGGTACAGCTGCTTTTATCGTGTTTGGGTTTGAACAGCTTAATCTTCCGGTGATGTATGCGACTTACTTCGTAAAAGGGTTAGGCTACCCGCTTTTTGCTTATTCTTTCTTGACATGGGTCATTTACAGAACACCGCAGCGCAAACTAAGCACCGCTGTTGGCTGGTTTTGGATTGCATACTGCCTGGGCATGTTTGTGTTCGGCGCTTGGTACTCAAGCTACGCGATCAAAGCGTTCGGTTATTTGAATACGCTGTGGAGCTCTATTTTCTGGGTATGCCTAGGTGCATTCTTCGCACTATTCATCAATAAAGACCGTTTTGAAAAGAAGAAAAGAAAAAGGTCAGAAACAGCCGAGGAGCTTCTAAAAGGAGTCACCATTCTCTTTACGAACCCGCGGGTGCTGACAGGCGGAATCATCAGAATCATCAACAGCATTGGCACATATGGATTCCCAGTCTTTTTGCCGATGCACATGGCGCAGCACGGAATTTCAACCAATGTGTGGCTGCAAATTTGGGGAACGATTTTTCTGGGGAACATTGTGTTTAACCTCATCTTTGGGATTGTCGGTGATAAATTCGGCTGGAAAAATACCGTTATGTGGTTCGGCGGAGTCGGCTGCGGCATTTTCACCGTCCTCTTATATTATGCACCTGTTTTCTCCGGCGGAAGTGTAGCGGTTGTCAGCGTGATAGGTTTTATTTGGGGAGGCTTGCTGGCAGGCTATGTGCCAATCGGCGCCATTGTGCCGACGGCGGCTGGAAAAGACAAAGGAGCAGCCATGTCTGTATTGAATTTGGCGGCAGGTTTATCAGCATTTGTCGGTCCTGCACTCGCTTGGCTGTTTATCGGTCTTGTCGGTGCGCAAGGCGTTGTCTGGATCTTTGCCGTCCTATATCTAGCGAGTGCGGTCATGACGAAATGCATTCATATACCTGAGGAAAAAGCAGTACAGGAGGAAACCTCTCCTCAATATGCATCTTAA
- a CDS encoding GNAT family N-acetyltransferase, whose translation MFPVLETDRLTLRKITDQDAKTIFACFSNHEVTRYYGLENMESIEQAISMVQTFSGLYQENRGIRWGIERKDTKELIGTIGFHALAQKHRRAEIGYEIIPAHWRNGFASEAISAVVSYGFATLGLTRIGAVVFTENEASNRLLVKMGFQKEGVLRQYMYQDGIPYDTNVYSMVTSRE comes from the coding sequence ATGTTTCCTGTATTAGAGACGGATCGGCTTACCCTTAGGAAAATCACAGATCAAGATGCGAAAACCATTTTTGCTTGTTTTTCAAACCATGAGGTGACACGCTATTACGGACTTGAAAACATGGAATCTATCGAACAGGCTATTTCAATGGTTCAAACATTTTCCGGCCTTTATCAAGAAAATCGCGGTATACGGTGGGGAATTGAGAGAAAAGACACCAAAGAATTGATCGGAACAATCGGCTTTCACGCTTTGGCCCAAAAGCACAGGCGTGCAGAAATCGGTTATGAAATCATCCCGGCCCATTGGCGAAACGGATTCGCATCAGAAGCCATTTCAGCGGTTGTATCCTACGGGTTTGCCACCCTTGGACTGACACGGATTGGCGCAGTTGTATTTACCGAAAATGAAGCCTCAAACCGCCTGCTTGTAAAAATGGGATTTCAAAAAGAAGGCGTCTTACGACAGTACATGTATCAAGATGGAATCCCTTATGATACAAATGTATATTCTATGGTAACATCAAGAGAATGA
- a CDS encoding DUF948 domain-containing protein yields MVIVYISITVLALSIIFLGVNVIQNKKKIDPALQELTSVTQAMQKQVEGLKNEAQLLTRKQKNIQQDVQMKKAAFQQTAAEVKEVPQAVKKVWQAGPFNSR; encoded by the coding sequence ATGGTTATTGTTTATATCAGCATCACAGTATTGGCTCTCTCTATCATCTTTCTAGGGGTTAATGTGATTCAAAACAAGAAAAAAATAGATCCCGCTCTACAAGAGCTCACCTCTGTTACGCAGGCAATGCAAAAACAAGTCGAAGGATTAAAAAATGAGGCGCAGCTGCTGACACGAAAACAAAAGAACATTCAGCAGGATGTCCAAATGAAAAAAGCTGCCTTTCAGCAGACGGCTGCAGAAGTGAAAGAAGTTCCTCAAGCAGTTAAAAAGGTGTGGCAAGCAGGGCCTTTTAATAGCAGATAA
- a CDS encoding 3-ketoacyl-ACP reductase, translated as MQSLQNKTALITGGGRGIGRATALALAKEGVNIGLIGRTAANVEKVAEEVKALGVKAAFAAADVKDAGQVNQAVAQVKEQLGDIDILINNAGISKFGGFLDLSADEWEDIIQVNLMGVYHVTRAVLPEMIERKAGDIINISSTAGQRGAAVTSAYSASKFAVLGLTESLMQEVRKHNIRVSALTPSTVASDMSIDLNLTDGNPEKVMQPKDLAEYMVAQLKLDPRIFIKTAGLWSTNP; from the coding sequence TTGCAAAGTTTACAAAATAAAACCGCTCTTATCACAGGCGGAGGCAGAGGAATCGGCCGCGCTACCGCTCTTGCGCTTGCGAAAGAAGGCGTGAATATCGGGTTAATCGGCCGGACTGCCGCAAATGTTGAAAAAGTGGCTGAAGAAGTCAAAGCGCTTGGCGTAAAAGCTGCATTTGCCGCTGCAGATGTAAAAGATGCCGGCCAGGTTAATCAAGCTGTAGCTCAAGTGAAGGAACAGCTTGGCGATATTGATATCCTCATTAATAACGCTGGAATCAGCAAATTTGGCGGTTTCTTAGATCTGTCAGCTGATGAGTGGGAAGATATTATCCAAGTTAACCTAATGGGTGTGTATCATGTCACTCGCGCGGTGCTACCGGAAATGATCGAACGCAAAGCCGGAGACATCATTAATATTTCGTCTACAGCTGGCCAAAGAGGAGCAGCTGTGACTAGTGCTTACAGCGCTTCTAAATTTGCGGTTCTCGGATTAACGGAGTCTCTTATGCAAGAAGTGAGAAAGCATAATATTAGAGTCAGCGCGCTAACACCGAGCACTGTCGCTAGTGATATGTCAATTGATTTGAATTTAACAGACGGTAATCCTGAAAAAGTGATGCAGCCAAAGGATCTTGCTGAATACATGGTGGCACAATTGAAATTAGATCCGCGAATCTTCATCAAAACAGCGGGATTGTGGTCAACTAATCCGTAA
- the rtp gene encoding replication termination protein — protein sequence MKEEKRSSTGFLVKQRAFLKLYMITMTEQERLYGLKLLEVLRSEFKEIGFKPNHTEVYRSLHELLDDGILKQIKVKKEGAKLQEVVLYQFKDYEAAKLYKKQLKVELDRCKKLIEKALSDNF from the coding sequence ATGAAAGAGGAAAAAAGGAGTTCAACGGGCTTTTTAGTAAAACAACGCGCGTTTTTAAAACTTTATATGATCACTATGACAGAGCAAGAAAGGCTATACGGCTTGAAGCTGCTTGAGGTGCTTCGATCTGAATTTAAAGAAATAGGTTTTAAGCCAAATCATACAGAAGTATACCGTTCTTTGCATGAGCTTCTTGATGATGGGATATTAAAGCAAATCAAAGTAAAAAAAGAAGGGGCTAAGCTTCAGGAAGTTGTCCTCTATCAATTTAAAGATTACGAAGCTGCCAAATTATATAAAAAACAGCTGAAGGTTGAGCTTGACCGCTGTAAAAAATTGATTGAAAAAGCGCTGTCAGATAATTTTTAA
- the proC gene encoding pyrroline-5-carboxylate reductase — protein sequence MRTKKRTKEMLPIFDQKKVAFIGAGSMAEGMISGIVRANKIPKQNICVTNRSNTERLAELELQYGIKGAAPNEICIEDMDVLILAMKPKDAESALSSLKSRIQPHQLILSVLAGITTSFIEQSLLNQQPVVRVMPNTSSTIGASATAVALGKHVSEDLKKLAEVLLGCMGEVYTIQENQMDIFTGIAGSGPAYFYYLMEFIEKTGEEAGLDKQLSRRIGAQTLLGAAKMLMETGEQPEVLRDNITSPNGTTAAGLQALKKSGGGEAISQAIKHAAERSKEISDDIEKTAAPLSGVVK from the coding sequence ATGCGAACAAAAAAGCGAACAAAGGAGATGTTACCGATCTTTGATCAAAAAAAAGTAGCCTTTATAGGAGCAGGATCTATGGCGGAAGGAATGATATCAGGTATCGTTCGTGCCAACAAAATCCCGAAACAGAACATCTGCGTTACAAACCGCAGCAATACAGAGCGATTAGCTGAACTTGAGCTTCAATATGGAATCAAAGGTGCTGCACCGAATGAAATATGTATTGAAGACATGGATGTGCTCATTTTGGCAATGAAGCCAAAAGACGCCGAAAGCGCTCTGTCATCACTTAAATCACGTATTCAACCCCATCAATTAATACTGTCGGTCCTTGCCGGCATAACTACCTCATTTATTGAACAATCATTGCTTAATCAACAGCCGGTTGTCAGAGTGATGCCTAACACATCCAGTACAATTGGCGCTTCTGCAACGGCCGTTGCGCTTGGCAAGCATGTCTCAGAAGATCTGAAAAAGCTTGCTGAAGTATTGCTCGGATGCATGGGTGAAGTCTACACAATACAAGAAAATCAAATGGACATATTCACCGGAATTGCAGGCAGCGGCCCCGCGTATTTTTATTATTTAATGGAATTCATTGAAAAGACAGGCGAGGAAGCGGGCCTCGACAAACAGTTATCACGAAGAATTGGCGCACAGACGCTTTTGGGCGCCGCAAAAATGCTCATGGAAACAGGAGAACAGCCCGAGGTATTAAGAGACAATATCACCTCACCGAACGGAACAACAGCTGCCGGGCTGCAAGCCTTAAAAAAGAGCGGCGGCGGAGAAGCGATTTCTCAAGCCATTAAGCATGCGGCTGAGCGTTCTAAGGAAATCAGCGACGATATCGAAAAAACAGCGGCCCCGCTATCAGGAGTGGTAAAGTGA